A DNA window from Daucus carota subsp. sativus chromosome 3, DH1 v3.0, whole genome shotgun sequence contains the following coding sequences:
- the LOC108204110 gene encoding uncharacterized protein LOC108204110, with product MAGVKEFINFALRNSNTNDRMPCPCYMCHNLIHKRVDEILNHLNKWAFDRTYTYWTFHGEGKDKTFTGTGMDGTRNDPVSDECDRLEDMLQAVGKNFNSNPSTFETLLNDSEKPLYDGCAKYTKLSGVLKLYNLKAGHGWTDVSFSALLEVVKDMLPEDNVLPSGTYEAKKILSTMGLGYDKIHACPNDCILYRNEFESLESCHVCHASRYKKKAGIPAKVLWYFPIIPRFRRLFSNPTDAEKLTWHHNGRTRDNLLRHPADSPQWRFIDEKFSEFGKEERNLRLALSTDGMNPFSSLSSTYSTWPVILVTYNLSPSLCMKRKYMMLSLLISGPKQPGNDIDVYLQPLIDDLKFLWEKGVDVFDAHRKEMFNLKAMLFCTIQDYPAYGNLSGYTVKGKTACPLCEDGFKGTWLKASKKNIFIGHRRFLPSEHTYRKRKKAFDGKQMFESRPKVPSSGEVFEKIKDIHITFGKKNRKDLQKQGYKKCSVLWQLPYWKHLFVRHSLDIMHIEKNVCDSLIGTLLNIKGKTKDGVNARADLQQMEIRTELHPIEKGPKKRKFLPPAAYTLSRKEKVEFCECLAGMKVPEGYSSNISSLVSMENLKLVGLKSHDCHVLMQQLLPVAIRGILPKNVRVAIIRLCSFFNVLYSKVIDPKDLDDVEREIVLILCQLEMYFPPSFFDIMIHLTVHLVREVRYCGPVYLRNEYPFERQMKSYKGYVKNYRRPEGCIAERVQYEEVLAFCGEFLENVKIIGLPIPRHNERMNGKGTIGHRQVDLPRDEWIMAHTYILNNEEEVLPYIIKHKSYLRKVNPKENERSLANEHKNTFSTWLKEQVRKELQDSSQCISDRLRSLAYGPNFNASLYSAYVINGCTFYTRDQDENSTMQNSGITLEAEAVHFASAKDNNPVYCKMQYYGFIEEIYELHYHDFAIPLFRCKWVDNQTGVAIDELGFTVVNFMKQGYKEDPFILASQAKQVFYVSDPADKRKSIVITPRSRHEIDDFEDDVMLDEAPATTQMHVEDDENGDSSTYVRNDHDEGIYVEENNIEGYSRKRHRKE from the coding sequence ATGGCTGGTGTGAAAGAGTTTATCAATTTTGCATTGAGAAATAGTAACACCAATGATAGGATGCCTTGTCCTTGTTATATGTGCCACAATTTGATTCATAAAAGGGTTGATGAAATACTCAATCATTTGAATAAATGGGCATTTGATAGAACATATACCTACTGGACTTTTCATGGAGAAGGTAAGGACAAAACATTTACAGGTACCGGTATGGATGGTACACGTAATGATCCTGTTTCCGATGAGTGTGACAGGTTAGAGGACATGTTGCAGGCAGTTGGAAAAAATTTTAACAGTAATCCGTCGACATTTGAGACTTTGTTAAATGATTCTGAAAAGCCTTTATATGATGGTTGTGCAAAGTACACAAAATTGTCTGGTGTACTGAAGTTGTATAATTTGAAGGCTGGTCATGGTTGGACTGATGTAAGTTTTAGTGCATTACTTGAAGTGGTGAAAGACATGCTACCAGAAGATAATGTTCTTCCTAGTGGTACTTATGAGGCTAAAAAGATATTGTCCACAATGGGATTAGGCTATGACAAAATACATGCTTGTCCGAATGATTGCATACTATATCGTAATGAGTTTGAATCATTGGAAAGTTGTCATGTATGCCATGCCTCGCGTTACAAGAAAAAAGCAGGAATACCAGCTAAGGTTTTATGGTATTTCCCAATAATACCAAGATTCAGACGTTTGTTTTCAAATCCAACAGATGCAGAGAAGTTGACATGGCATCATAATGGTCGTACGAGGGACAACTTACTTAGACACCCAGCTGACTCGCCGCAATGGAGATTTATTGATGAAAAGTTCAGTGAGTTCGGGAAAGAAGAACGTAATCTACGCCTTGCATTATCTACTGATGGGATGAACCCCTTCAGCTCCCTCAGTAGCACTTACAGTACTTGGCCAGTAATTTTGGTTACTTACAATTTATCTCCTTCCTTGTGCATGAAAAGAAAGTATATGATGCTGTCACTGCTAATTTCTGGACCAAAACAGCCCGGAAATGACATTGACGTGTACTTGCAACCACTTATTGATGATTTGAAGTTTTTGTGGGAAAAAGGTGTGGATGTGTTTGATGCACATCGTAAAGAAATGTTCAATCTGAAGGCAATGTTGTTTTGTACTATTCAAGATTATCCAGCATATGGCAATCTTTCGGGATATACTGTGAAAGGGAAGACCGCTTGTCCTTTATGTGAGGATGGGTTCAAGGGAACATGGTTGAAAGCctcaaaaaagaatatttttattggACATCGTCGATTCTTGCCGAGTGAACATACATATCGTAAGAGGAAAAAAGCTTTTGATGGAAAACAAATGTTTGAAAGTCGTCCAAAGGTCCCAAGTAGTGGTGAGGTATTTGAAAAGATCAAAGATATTCATATCACATTTGGAAAGAAAAACAGGAAAGATCTTCAGAAACAAGGTTATAAAAAGTGTTCTGTTTTATGGCAATTACCTTATTGGAAACACTTATTTGTTCGACATTCTCTAGATATAATGCATATCGAAAAAAATGTGTGTGATAGTCTTATTGGCACATTACTGAATATCAAAGGTAAAACAAAAGATGGAGTTAATGCTAGAGCTGACTTACAACAAATGGAAATAAGAACGGAACTTCATCCTATTGAGAAAGGAccaaagaagagaaagttttTACCTCCTGCTGCTTATACACTTTCAAGAAAAGAGAAAGTTGAATTTTGTGAATGTTTGGCTGGAATGAAAGTTCCTGAGGGTTATTCTTCAAATATCAGTAGTCTGGTGTCAATGGAGAACTTGAAGCTCGTGGGTCTAAAGTCTCATGATTGTCATGTCTTAATGCAACAATTGTTACCCGTGGCAATTCGTGGTATTTTGCCTAAAAATGTTCGAGTTGCCATAATCAGATTATGTTCCTTTTTTAATGTACTATACAGCAAAGTCATTGATCCTAAGGACTTAGATGATGTGGAAAGggaaattgttttaattttgtgcCAATTGGAAATGTACTTTCCTCCATCATTTTTTGATATCATGATTCACTTGACTGTACACTTGGTAAGAGAGGTTAGATATTGTGGGCCAGTATATTTAAGAAATGAGTACCCTTTTGAAAGGCAAATGAAAAGCTACAAAGGATATGTGAAGAATTATAGGCGTCCTGAAGGTTGCATTGCTGAACGAGTCCAATATGAGGAGGTTCTTGCATTTTGTGGTGAATTCCTTGAAAACGTGAAGATTATAGGGCTTCCAATACCTCGTCATAATGAAAGAATGAATGGGAAGGGAACAATTGGTCATAGACAAGTTGACTTACCTCGTGATGAGTGGATTATGGCACATACATATATTCTCAACAACGAGGAAGAAGTTTTACCTTATATCATCAAACATAAGAGTTATTTGAGAAAGGTAAATCCCAAGGAAAATGAGAGGTCACTGGCAAATGAACATAAAAATACATTCAGTACTTGGTTAAAAGAACAAGTAAGAAAAGAACTTCAGGATTCTTCCCAATGTATCTCTGATCGACTTAGGAGTTTAGCTTATGGACCAAACTTCAATGCCTCCTTGTACTCTGCATATGTCATTAATGGTTGCACATTCTACACAAGGGACCAAGATGAAAACAGTACAATGCAAAATAGTGGGATAACTTTAGAAGCAGAGGCTGTACATTTTGCAAGTGCTAAAGATAATAATCCTGTCTATTGTAAAATGCAGTATTATGGTTTCATTGAAGAGATATATGAGCTGCATTATCATGATTTTGCTATACCTCTTTTTAGATGCAAATGGGTCGACAACCAGACCGGTGTTGCCATTGATGAGCTAGGATTTACAGTGGTCAACTTTATGAAGCAAGGCTATAAAGAAGACCCTTTCATTTTAGCTAGTCAAGCAAAACAGGTCTTTTATGTGAGTGACCCTGCTGATAAGAGGAAGTCTATAGTTATAACACCACGATCTCGACATGAAATCGATGACTTTGAAGATGATGTTATGTTGGATGAAGCCCCTGCCACCACTCAAATGCATGTTGAGGATGATGAGAATGGTGATTCTTCAACTTATGTACGGAATGACCATGATGAAGGGATCTATGTTGAAGAGAATAATATCGAGGGATACTCGCGAAAGCGTCATCGTAAAGAATGA